From Pseudochaenichthys georgianus chromosome 15, fPseGeo1.2, whole genome shotgun sequence:
ATTTACAATCTGGAGAGGCATGAACAGTCATGTCTGTCCTCAGAAGAGTGCACAAATTAAACAAAGCTCGTTATTACTTAATTTGACACGTAAGTACTTCACCTGCCTGCCTCCATTCATTCACTGCTCACACTCAGTTTGTCACCAGGCAACATAATCCCACTGGGCTCCGGttgcttctgtctctctttctctattTTCTGATTGTAATCCTGAAGAGAACTGTAGGAAGCTGCGAGCCTCTCAGCTGATTTTGACGTGTTTTTAATTGTAGGACTGACGTGTTTTATCTGGCCTTTAGTGTCCCCGCCAGTGTTTGACTCTCTGCATGGTGTTAGGAGCTACTCTGTCGTAGCGCTAAACTAGCGAAGAGCTTTTAGGCAGGCAGGGAGGACCGACATGTTGAACCATTTCATGAAAGCTGCACGAGCACTAAATGTGTCTCGTTGCATTTTAAGGACTTTGAATACACTTGGAAGCCTTCTTTTACTTCCAGGgagttaaataaatatatttgtatttagttccAACTCCTATTTCACATTTCATAAAGGAATAGTTTGCCATTTTGGATAATATGCTTATTTGCTTCCCTGAGTCAGAGTTAGGTGTGATTATTGAAGCTGTTTATATGTTGGATTGAAAATAAAACTGCAGCCAAAAGCTAATGCTTTTAGCTTCACAGGGTGAAACTTTCGAAATTAAATAAAGTGGCCTGTACCAGCACATCCAAAGCTCGACAATCCACAATATGTCCTGTCAGTTGAATTTACAATTTAAATGTGTTAAGTAAGCTTTAGATGTGTTGACCATGTTTTACTTCTTTCTTTTTGAGCATGCTAGCCGTTTCACCTTAATGCTAAGCAAACTAGCTGCAGTTTCACATTTACCTGACAGCCACAAGACTAGTATCAATCTTCTCATGTTACTCAGGAACAAAGTGATGAGTTTATACTGCAAACATTGTGAACTATTCCTGTAACCGACGAGTTAAGATTGTATCCACTGCCTCTCTTTCTGGAGTCGGATGAATATTTCGATTTCTCCAATACTGATAAAATAGACCTGGACCCATCTTTATTTCTGACTTCTTTCTCTGCTCTTTTCGTTGATTCCATCCACATTTCTGAACTGTacagtctctctctttctgtgaTCACATAGTACAAATCGGGCATGTATATGTTGgattaaatatttaaataaacttTGTATACATTTTATAGTGAATCAGTTGTCAATTGCTGTTTTTTCCTTGATCAACCTAACACCAGTCTGTTGTTTAAGATGGATAAGTTGCTGCTGTATAGGGTTTACATAGTTTATCTCCTTCTCGTTAGGACGGACGTTATGCGGTGTGAATATTTGGATTCTGATAGGCAAATGTTTTGATTGTGACGAGTGGCTCGGAGacaatgtctgtctgtctgccttttAAAGATGTCTCCGGTaatttatttttgaataaaatgtttACCTTAAGAATAAATCATCAATTGGCTCCTTTGCGTCTTTTCTTTTAAGGAAATGATTACTTGGAAATGATTTCATGTGAACAAAAtgacagaaaataaatattttatttcTTCAACGTCACTCAGGAACACAAGTTTTAAGACTTGTTTTATATCAAGTTCTTTAAAGCACTTAACACATGTCATCTATGCCGGCACAAACAGTTTTTTTGAACACTAAGCATCCTCTGTGTCTATAAGGGGTTGAAGGTATATAGTCCTTGGGTaattaagatgtttttactCTTGATACCAGCACCGTACTTCATTGCTGGTGTGTATAGGGTATAATGAGGAAGAAAGTGTCTTAATGCAAGTGGAAACTTATcttaatttaaaatgtttaagcAATTAAGACACCTCTTAAAGTTTACCACTTATGTATCCATTTTAGAGCACTTATATCTGAACAGGGTCAAGAGTTGCTTTATCAGTGCCATAAAAGACACTGAGATTTTAAATCTGTCTGTGACTAACACAGAGACGTCTCTGGAAAGTTAACTTCATTACGCAGTTATCGGCAGAGGAGCGCCGTAAATGTACACTGCAGATTCAAGTCAATTAAGTCTAGATACGTTTGAGTCCAGTTGTTTTATGAATATTAGCAACAACCAGATTTCTTTATTACCTGATCGGCTGAATGTTGAGCAGTGCATTTCCGTAAATGACCAACAGGAGGAGCCAGATTCTTAAAAATACAGTTTTATTTTATCACATAACTTTTTTAAGCTGCAAATATGATCAACATTTTCTGATCCATGACTCCCATACAAACTACAACACACAGTACGGAAGAACAGACCAACGTTGTGCTTTTAAACAAACAGGCAGTTAGCATGTGTATTACTGTATGAATAACTAAAGCAGacttaaaagaaagaaaagcatCAAAAATGCCACAAATATATAACACTGATAGGCACCTCCCAATTCATGAGAACAAAACTCACTCAAAGAGCCGAGTGGTAAAGTTTGAACAGAATACTAAAAACTACTTCTGATACAAAACTTATCTtacataaaaaaaatgaaagaaagccaactaatgacatttaaaaaaatcctcCTTATCTCACTCACAAATGGCACATTTCACGTCTTTGACGGCTGCATATTTTTCTTGTTCTAAAATACATTGTGGCAAATGTGGTTTAACAGGAAGACACAGTAGCAGTATGAACGTCATCCTGTGGGCTGAAAATCTAGACAGAAACATGAGATAAACCAAATTGACCCACGCTGGTGCTTCTTCATCTAAATctacagacagacagtcagcaCTCTCTAAGACAATGAGTACTCAGCAGTTAGTGGCTCAGATTGTGGATTAAAACCTCGTCTTCGGGATTTATTCTGTGCTTATTCTTAAATAGGAAGTTTACGGACTAAGGTGACACTGAAAGCAGCGTTGAGCGAAGCGGTTTGCACACGGCACATTAATGAGCCGTTTGATGGGTCTACCCTCCCTTCAAAATTCACAATTTCCACGTGTCTTCATGTATTTGGTTTGATCAAAGTTAAAAAGCTGCAACAGTACAGAGTgaagtcatttaaaaaaaaagtagcgTTCAGGATCACAGTTTACAAACTGAGGGTAAAATGTACTGGTTCAAGCAGACTATCCGAACACCAGAATCTAAGAGCCTCATTTATAAAAATGTTGGGACTTTTTTTACACACCATCATAACTTCATGTGATTTCTAAAGTACGTGACTGATCAAAAAACATTTTTATGAATCAGGCTCTAGGACGCTTCATGTACAGTCTTCATCACCTGCCTGGGATTTGTCTTATCTTGGAAAACTAAAAAACATCTACATGACGAGTCCGCTACAACTGATCTACTACACTTTTGGTTTTTGTCAAGTTGCCCTCTGAACTTCAATTAATCTCAGAGGaacaacctgtttgataaatggcATCGAGTTTTCGCGCTGTGCTGCTGAGTTGGAAGACGTATATTCAGCAACATGTTCAGCTTATATTGGATGAGTCTCTAATGTACATCTGAGAAGATCGAGGGCCTCTAGTCTGCCGTCTCCTCTCAGTAAGAGGCTGTTGGCGGGTGAAGACAGGCAGtgtttgaggggggggggtcgtCTAATCTACGTCTAATGAGGGGTCTTCTGGAGCTCTTAGACCAAGGCCCTGAAAGCAAAGGAAACACCAGCGCCCAGCGCCAAGCCCAGGGATAGGAAGAAGGCCATGATGGCCCCCGCCGTCTCTGCCTCATGCTGTGGGACCTTCCTGCACGGAGACAAAGGGGGGACAGATCCATTGGGGAGGAGAGGTTCACCGTTAGAGACAAGGGATCGTTCAACATCATGGGAAATATATAAGGAGTTAGAAGACTTTACTGAGTTACTGGACGCAATCGTATCGTCCAATCAGCAGAAAGAATCTGCCAGGACTAATATAATCCCGTCTCAATGTAAGAGTTTTGACACAGAGTAGTTCTTACTTGGGTCCGAAGCACATGCAGAGGCTGGCCAGGTATCCGTTGGAGAAGGCGAAGAAGATCATGAAGATGATGTACCAGGCGTCGTGGGCGAACAGCACGGGGAGCAAGTTACGAGGCTGGACGTTACACAGCATGAAGAGAGGGATGAAGACAATCCTCAGACCCACCAGGACGGGGAGCCACATGCTGTCTTTCCCCGGctgcagagagagaaacactCACATCAGCCACAGGGACAGACTGAGAGTCATTATAACACTGAAACATCATCGGTGTTTCTATGTCCTGCAGACACTGATGTAGAGTATATGTGTTAGTGTagggcagtgcttctcaaagtgtggtccgcggaccactggtggcccGTGAGTATATTAGTACAATTTCACAtatgaaatacatttatttatttaagttttccgcactctcgcgggaatatctccgcaatggagcgagcttaagtttcaattgcatgatatagcccagcacaacaccttcgtcacacatgttgccacttgtttgtaccattttcaggccatttgtaatctgttctagaaaaacgatgtggtTGTTTTTAGATTTCAAGAAGCGTTGAAAACAAACAATGGATATCTTTTATGAACATTTATCCAGGCTGGAAGTAGATTTAGATGTGTTTGGAGTGAGATAGAGATTATTATCTAATATGTGCATCCAATGAAGCATTACATGAAGAGGCTGTTGTTGGAGCTGCAAAACGTTTTTGTATTCTTATTTTGTAGGCAGACCATGCAGGCCAGCCCGATGGTCACCGAGGTTCATGTTTTAATAGCATTTTTACAACAAAAAAAGCCCACGCGAGCCTAACATGTGAAAAAATGGCTTAGACCTCAGAGAGTTAAACTTGGGCCTGCGACCATAGTTTAactgtattttgttttgaaaatccaCAGCGGAGGTTTGTGTCGTACTACATGCGGTGTGTTTTGCATTTCTCTCAGTAGCCAATGATCTGTGAGTCTGTTGGCTCGGACATAAACTCCGTAATAAATGTAGTCTACATTTCATAAGAGGTGTAAAACCTGAGCATTTTAAATGGCATCTGAACGAAATGCTTATATAATCTCtagttgtatttgtattgttgattTAATGTGTGAATGAGGCGATATAGAGAAGGTTAAGCTGTCATTATTAGGCTGTAATTTGTTATAAACTGTTGGAGTGGTAAGCAGGCTttttgttttggatatttgtggagttaggcgGTCTGCGAGTGTTTCTTTATTGGTTAAgaggtccttggtatgaacaagtttgagaaacactggtgtaGGGCGATTAGAAAAGCAAAAACGGGCTCAAATTGCAGTTTGTTTTTGGAAATGTTTTCAGAATTGTATTTAACCTACAGTACTAAATTGTCATCCCTTTAAGAGTAATTAAGAGTTAGAGCTAGAGGAACAAAGATTGTACTTATCGCCCAATCCTAATGTCTGCACAGACAGATTACTCTGGGTGCTTGAAGGGCAGAAAAGGTATGAAGTAGTTAAGATCATTTTCGGGGCTTTTTGCTTTTGCCTCTATGTGATAGGACAGCTGAGGATCGTCAGTAACACTGGAAGGAGAGAGGGGAAGAGATGCATGATGCAGCACAGGGTCACGGCTGAATTCATTCCCAGTCATACATGAAGCGCCCACTCTACCAGGTGTGCTcccaagaccccactgtgggtGTCTTTCCCCAAGTCCTTATAAATTGTCCTTCACATCTCTCGTGACATTTTCCTTTGAGGTCAAGGAAATATGGTTAGAAAACAACACGGGAAGAAGCTGTAttcgcttttccactgcagcctTGGAGCCACTACGCAGCAACGGGATCCTGATCAGTGCAATGATAGTAAATGCACTCACATGGTCTCGGAGCAGCTGACTGCAGTTATCTGACTGCACTCATGACAAGCTGCATTCCTGTGCAGGTCAGACGAAGTAACTCACTGTACAGAATTCATTTATTCAATTCTGGTTACTTCCTCAGGAGCGCAGGAAATTAGACTTGTACATTTAGAATTGGTATGGGTCTGTTCTCGAAAGGAGTCTAAACTTTAACAGACAAGTTTAGACAACACATTCAAATTGAGGCCACACAAGACATTGGTTACCAAGTGGGGACGGAGAGAGCTGTGGTAAAAACCTATACTCATTTATAAAGGCAGTATCACAATGACAACAGAAACAATGCCCAGTGTGTCAGGCTTCTTATCTAAAGCTGCCAGCGTTCATTCAGCTGTTCAAGTAACAGGGGGAAACCTTCAAAAAGACCAGTCTCTCTGCTCAGATCCTAAAACCACTTCCTTTTAAGCACTTTTCCCCAAAATAAACCTCTGATCTGAGCACAACAAAACTATTCTCCTTCATTTCCTAGTGACTGACGTTTTTACAGTCTCAACTCAGTGATTTATTTGTGAGTAAACATTAAATGCAGCCAAAGGCTTCTACTAAAGTGTCCAGAGCACCACTCTCCCGCTAGACATCAGCACATCACACTAAATATTTTGATATGGTCATTCAAAAAGGACTCGAAAGCAAATGTGTGTGAGTGCTGTATATCAATGGATGTGTTGGCCGGGCTTGGTGAGGAGGCAGAGTTTATGCTTTTACTACCTGTATATCTACAAAGGGGTCGTTTTGGATTTTTTTCTGGTGGTATTTTTACAGTTGTAAGTAGCAGCATAGATAAGGTAACTTTAAGACCTTGTGAGACTGAGACTAAGCTAATCTGTGACAAGTTTCTATATCAATGTTCTGCCTGAATATATCCCCTAAACTTGCACGAATGAGTTACGTCCGAGCTTGAGAACTGATGGATCCCAAGGAGAAAGTCCAAAGCTCCAGAGAAGTTGCAGTCAGTGATTGTTGGTAGATTCATTTGTGTTGTGGAGTTGTTACTGACCCACATACAGACGGCCGTCAGACTCCTGCCGGCCCAGTCCATCAGGTTGAAAAGGAGGAAACACGACACGGGGATGAAGTACGTTTCTGAAAAGGGACAAAAACAAACCAGCTGTTGTCAACAACAAGCCTGCAGATGTATTTGCTTGAGACACAAACCTCAGTGGGATTAAAGCTGGAGTTAAAACCCTAATGGGGTCAGTCAGCATTGCTTCCCAGCAGTCACAGCACAGAAAGTATATCATCATAACAGCCTtagaaacatctcaaaatactTTTCAACTTTGTTCTGCTTCGACTCCGGGGCGTGTGaatccaagcagacaaaagctTACTGTGCTCAAAGCTGAAACTGTTTGAGGGCTACATCGCTAACTAAAGATTATACTAAAGTGATTCCAGAGTTCCTAAAGGCTGCTCTCATATTAATTAACTCTTTGTCCTGTCTACTACTTTCACAATTTAAACTACATGGATCTGCAATGACAGTACAAGTCTAATTTAGGGGATACAAATGAGCAGAAACAGATCCAGGTCAGTCCATACTAATGTAGAGTTACCTCCAATTTTCTCACAATATCCTCAGACAAAACATTATTGCCCCATAAACACACCCTTACTGTCAGAGGTGAGGAGTTACATATCTTCAGATTTTCTTGTAAGGAAATGTTGGCTGATCACGTTATGCAGATAAAGGCCACCCCTCTCAAATGTCAGATTATCAGCGTGAGCGGCTCAGTAGCTCCTGCAGCTTTGTACAGATGTTAGAGATGGAGACTCACCCCAGGCTCCTCCATTTGCCACCGTCGTCTCGACCTCCACTGTGACTGCCGGGAATGTTCCAATGGTGACGGTGAAGATGAAGCACACGGACAGAGCCATCACCCAGATCTGAAAGAACAGCAACAAATGTTATGGAATTATATTtgattgtctttttgttttccACCGAGACAGACGTGTTGTGTGATATTATATGAATCAACTGATTCAGTACGAAGCGGGTTATGTCTAAGCTGTTATGGGATGCTGAACGGCAGCAAAGGTTGGTCCATCAAGACGATTTTTAATAGAAGATTGGCatccatttatttttgttagtgTTTGTTACAATAGAAAGTCCTTTCACCTGTTTGAAGATGTTTACCACAGACACGGTGGGTTTGGCCTCTTCCTCCGTCAGCCTCACCACCGGCCGCTTCTCTTCTGTACTAtctgagaaacaaacaaacaagcaaaTTCAGAGGTTCTGGCTCCCATGGTTAGTGTGTAGTAAACAGAGCATACTGTGAGTGTGAGGGAGAGGCTCAGGCGACACAGAGACCAGAAATAATCCAAACGGCATGTCTGACGTGTTGGTTCTGTGGGTTTTTCTCCCGGGACGTAAAAGTCATGATCGTTTTTCCTGTTTTTATTAGTCTTGCACTGCTGCAAGGACTCAGCCTTAGTATAAGCCTTAGGTCCTGATTAACATGAAACTCTCATGGTTCAATCACCCATACAACAGTTAAGCAACTGTGTTACAACATGTGTGATTATTTGACAAAAAGGTACAAGTCTGAGTATATTGAAACGTAACAAAAACAGATTACTAAAACAAAACTTAAAACGTCTACCGTTATCTTTGGGTTTGCGATTTGGCCTGAGAAAACAAGGCCTTTTAAGACAGAGAAACTGGGATGAACAATCACCATAAAGTTTAAACCAATGATTAATCATATTGCCTGTGTTGTTATCCGCTAGCAGAAaacattcatttaaatgaaaatgGTTGCAGCCATAAGTGTCAGTACCTTTTTTGAGTAAGTCCATCTTGTTCTCCTCATCAGTAGCGGGTCTGGATCCATTACTCTCCATGAAGTACTGGAAAAACTCCTGTCAAACAACAACATAATAAGCCGAGCCAGTAGAGCCAAGACGAGAGATCACACTCTCTGAGATGTGGTACATTTTCTCTGACAGATGTGTAAATCCATCAGCTCACAAAGAGAAGGGTTTGGACTGATGCCAACAACAGAAGACTAACCCTAATTTACAACCTATATAAAAGCATTCAGCTCTTATCGCATGTTTACAAAAAAGTGAATGAGAGACAGATtgaagtgcattgaacaaaataCAGATACTAGAAAGAATTAACTACAAAGTTTGATTTAGAGGAGACTCACCATCCTGGGCAGAACGATGTAGGCCAGGATGGCGAGGAGAATAACCGCGCAGGCCGTGATGAAGTAACCGAAGGCGCTGTCCTGCAGGGCGGATCCCGCTGCACACAGAGACAAGAAGCACAGAGTCGTTAGGGTTTTTAAAGACTGTCATTAGTGATGATACAACTTAACAGTTTTCTATAGCTTTAGGAAAATGCCCAGGTAAGTTATTTTCATTATCGAAGGTAAATGTTCCCCATTTCTCTTGATAAATGACTCATTGGTTTTATATATAGTTTAACTAAGAAATTAAACAACAGCTCTAAACAGTAGTGGAATTGAAACTGACCCATCAGAAACTCGGGCACCATCATGGGCTTCAAGAGCTCAATGAATATCTAGTAATCATTACTACAATCAACGGCCTCAAACTTCCATTCAGGTTGAAATGAAACCATCtcaagtgccaacaataaatacaacttgTAAGTGTTTACTTTAGAGACGGCTCTATCAGGTAATCAAACTGTAGCATGTATTTGAACTTTGTGAATAAGTATTTGTGTGGTGTCTATGCATATATGTTTTCAATAAATAATGGCAACATACAGCTGTTTAAAGTTGTTGATAAAATCGATAAAGTGTTCTCATTGCATTATAAGAATAGGTATGAACAACACGTCACAAAATTCACCCTCACGCTCCATCATTTATCATTAGCACGTCTCATGGGTCGAGAAGGAGAGATGTATCTCTTTATATTTAGatttataatattttttttgttaGATTTTGAAAACAAGCTAGATGTTATCGAACTGATTCCGGGTACGGATggtgcagtggtctgtgcatctgatcatcagatcaaggggggtgctggggaactccagttcgaaacccgctcctgctgccactgcgtcaggccgttctGTCCTtgggacacttcacccggatttgctcctgtgggtattgtccacagtacatgtataatatcaatgtgtacttgtaaaagcgcctcgatgacttcgaggcgtgaagatggacggtgtggcgcagtctggaaaagcgctataataaatgtaaggaattattattattattattataactgcATGCATGTGTCGGGAGTCAGAGCACGGAGGAAACCAAATCTGTGAGCAACAATCCCGTGAGCCAAAACACTTCTGAGCAACTTAGTCTGTTTTTATAATTCTGTCCAGAGATTGAACATCCGACTGACCTCTTACCAAAAGTTAACTTTCGGtcattaaaatgtgtgtttataAGAGTTACAAATTGTGCAAGAGTTGGAAAGACATATTTCTAGAAATGTAACTGTAGTAGACGGGGGTCGTGCAGTTTGTGCTTGACACATGTCCACTTCTAACACCAGTGCTAAACCTCCTAAAAAGTCTATGTATAGCAATGGTAGGCgcgttgtgttgttgttgttatttggTGTGAATGCTGAGAATCATTCTCCCACATTCCTCATCATTTAATTCAAACATCAACATGTTCAGAAATCAACGGCTATTACTCCTGGCATTCCTAACTTTCAAGAAACATT
This genomic window contains:
- the LOC117459640 gene encoding equilibrative nucleoside transporter 1-like, with the protein product MTALNAPRDKYNAVWIIFFILGLGTLLPWNFFMTATMYFTSRLKDTPSTQTNETSAAGDTRSVLESKFNNVMTLCAMVPLLVFTCLNSFLHQRIPQKLRIIGSLVVILVVFLLTAVLVKIDVGPLSFFTITMIKIICINSFGAILQSSLFGLAGILPASYTTPIMSGQGLAGTFAAFSMICALASGSALQDSAFGYFITACAVILLAILAYIVLPRMEFFQYFMESNGSRPATDEENKMDLLKKDSTEEKRPVVRLTEEEAKPTVSVVNIFKQIWVMALSVCFIFTVTIGTFPAVTVEVETTVANGGAWETYFIPVSCFLLFNLMDWAGRSLTAVCMWPGKDSMWLPVLVGLRIVFIPLFMLCNVQPRNLLPVLFAHDAWYIIFMIFFAFSNGYLASLCMCFGPKKVPQHEAETAGAIMAFFLSLGLALGAGVSFAFRALV